Proteins from a genomic interval of Antedon mediterranea chromosome 5, ecAntMedi1.1, whole genome shotgun sequence:
- the LOC140050357 gene encoding ras-related C3 botulinum toxin substrate 1-like isoform X2 → MKFDNFSQPMKVDGVSVNLGLWDTAGQEDYDRLRPLSYPQTDIFLVCFSVVGQSSYANVQTKWHPELAHHAPGVPYVLVGTKVDLREDKEVINELNSKGKKVYRKEDGERLASKIGAVKYMECSALTQRGLKMVFEEAVRIVLNPAPPNHGKKPKCHII, encoded by the exons ATGAA ATTTGACAACTTTTCACAACCAATGAAAGTGGATGGTGTGTCCGTGAACCTAGGTCTATGGGATACAGCCGGTCAAGAAGATTACGACAGGTTACGACCTCTTTCATATCCACAA aCCGATATCTTCCTGGTATGTTTTAGCGTAGTTGGACAATCATCGTATGCTAATGTGCAAACTAAGTGGCATCCAGAACTGGCCCATCATGCACCAGGAGTTCCTTATGTACTTGTTG GTACAAAGGTCGATCTCAGAGAAGATAAAGAAGTTATAAACGAATTGAACAGCAAAGGAAAGAAAGTCTACAGAAAGGAAGATGGAGAAAGACTTGCTAGCAAAATTGGTGCCGTTAAATACATGGAATGCTCTGCTCTTACACAAAGGGGTTTGAAAATG GTTTTTGAAGAGGCAGTACGTATCGTATTAAATCCAGCTCCACCTAACCACGGCAAGAAACCAAAATGCCACATAATCTGA
- the LOC140050357 gene encoding ras-related C3 botulinum toxin substrate 1-like isoform X1 → MAQGSRTMKCVVVGDGAVGKTCMLWSYTRNQFPREYIPTVFDNFSQPMKVDGVSVNLGLWDTAGQEDYDRLRPLSYPQTDIFLVCFSVVGQSSYANVQTKWHPELAHHAPGVPYVLVGTKVDLREDKEVINELNSKGKKVYRKEDGERLASKIGAVKYMECSALTQRGLKMVFEEAVRIVLNPAPPNHGKKPKCHII, encoded by the exons atggcGCAGGGGTCAAGAACAATGAAATGCGTAGTGGTTGGTGACGGTGCAGTTGGTAAAACATGTATGCTGTGGTCCTATACCAGAAACCAGTTTCCACGAGAATATATTCCCACAGT ATTTGACAACTTTTCACAACCAATGAAAGTGGATGGTGTGTCCGTGAACCTAGGTCTATGGGATACAGCCGGTCAAGAAGATTACGACAGGTTACGACCTCTTTCATATCCACAA aCCGATATCTTCCTGGTATGTTTTAGCGTAGTTGGACAATCATCGTATGCTAATGTGCAAACTAAGTGGCATCCAGAACTGGCCCATCATGCACCAGGAGTTCCTTATGTACTTGTTG GTACAAAGGTCGATCTCAGAGAAGATAAAGAAGTTATAAACGAATTGAACAGCAAAGGAAAGAAAGTCTACAGAAAGGAAGATGGAGAAAGACTTGCTAGCAAAATTGGTGCCGTTAAATACATGGAATGCTCTGCTCTTACACAAAGGGGTTTGAAAATG GTTTTTGAAGAGGCAGTACGTATCGTATTAAATCCAGCTCCACCTAACCACGGCAAGAAACCAAAATGCCACATAATCTGA
- the LOC140049001 gene encoding uncharacterized protein, with protein MDISTLLLHTTFIVVILLLHGIFGAAILNCPTNLTSSSSVVDYGDKVYTTDPDRYTIACVPEIGQNVADGTHVVICNAWQGFQYLDICRFHLIVDTKVPNITCPSNQLNSSSTIYYDVISTDDVDTSPSVECSPQSGSNFSEGVTTVLCSAWDYAKNNASCNFTVTIVPSSKTVTIATDATFNTPPVVSTISGPKFTEEVTPVYVTNEPWNDSVTTICG; from the exons ATGGATATATCAACCCTCCTGCTGCACACTACCTTCATTGTAGTCATTCTTTTATTACATG GTATCTTCGGTGCTGCAATATTAAACTGTCCAACTAATTTGACATCGTCATCATCGGTCGTAGACTATGGTGATAAGGTTTATACCACTGATCCAGATAGATATACTATAGCCTGTGTCCCAGAAATCGGGCAGAACGTTGCTGACGGCACTCACGTTGTAATATGCAACGCATGGCAAGGATTTCAGTATTTAGATATTTGTCGTTTTCATTTGATTGTTG ATACAAAAGTTCCTAATATTACTTGTCCGTCAAATCAACTGAATTCATCTTCAACGATATACTATGACGTCATATCAACTGATGACGTAGACACTTCTCCATCAGTGGAATGTTCTCCTCAATCCGGGTCTAATTTTAGCGAAGGAGTAACAACTGTTCTGTGTTCTGCTTGggattatgctaaaaacaacGCGTCCTGTAATTTTACTGTTACAATCG TTCCGTCAAGCAAGACTGTTACCATAGCAACAGATGCTACATTCAATACTCCACCAGTGGTTTCCACTATATCCGGGCCTAAATTTACCGAAGAAGTTACACCAGTTTATGTCACCAATGAGCCATGGAATGATTCGGTTACAACTA TTTGTGGTTAA